In Castor canadensis chromosome 11, mCasCan1.hap1v2, whole genome shotgun sequence, a single genomic region encodes these proteins:
- the LOC141413774 gene encoding schlafen family member 12-like, whose translation MVQYKLFCHGLHRTFPVLYFYNLLSLFPYLVLPEKVTCTPENLCKEVFSQHERLEQLLHKEMLSLSQGVLIISKSWSLDLGLQENQEVICDGLLISQDRVPVLYTFVGVDEGSFLNESGCKLKSYSNLTARTLKQKLVKLGGYTGEVGILTKIYCVSPEAILLYDSSLELPYPENYCLKTQTVTDLLKALFIALNSPKSLNLLALSFSMSIISRVCSLFSRLFSFLKIFFSSLF comes from the coding sequence ATGGTACAATACAAGCTATTTTGTCATGGCTTACATAGGACATTCCCagtgttatatttttataatttgttatCATTATTTCCATATCTCGTGCTGCCAGAAAAGGTGACCTGTACTCCAGAAAACCTCTGCAAGGAAGTATTCTCACAACATGAAAGACTTGAACAActactacataaagaaatgctctctCTTAGTCAAGGTGTACTGATCATATCTAAGAGCTGGTCTTTGGATCTGGGTTTGCAAGAGAACCAGGAGGTGATCTGTGATGGGCTTCTGATTTCTCAGGACAGGGTCCCAGTCCTGTACACCTTTGTCGGTGTAGATGAGGGGTCTTTCCTCAATGAATCAGGTTGTAAGTTAAAATCCTATTCTAACCTAACTGCCCGAACTTTAAAGCAGAAGCTGGTAAAACTTGGTGGTTACACTGGGGAAGTGGGTATCCTGACAAAGATCTACTGTGTGAGTCCTGAGGCAATCCTCCTTTATGATTCCAGCTTGGAACTGCCTTACCCTGAAAACTACTGTCTTAAAACCCAAACAGTGACAGACTTGCTAAAAGCTCTTTTTATTGCCTTAAATAGTCCCAAGTCTTTGAATCTGTTAGCTCTGAGCTTTTCAATGTCAATAATCAGTAGAGTATGTTCTCTTTTTTCACgtttgttctcttttttaaaaatctttttttcttctttattttaa